The nucleotide window GAGGAATTTAGGGTGCATAAATGTGTGTTGGTGCCACATTctgaatatttcaaaaccCTTCTCTCATCAGATTTGCATGACAATtgtaaaaattcaacaaacatTATCGGAATACCTGTTGATATCATGAAGATTATTGTTGATGGGCTTTACTCTGATGACGACTTATTAACCTGTGACAATGTTGGTGATGTGCTGGCAGCTGCAGATTTTCTACAAATTCCACTCATCAAAACAGAATGCACTGATTTTATTGTTGCCAACAGCAATGAAGACACACTCCTGGCAGACTGGATATTGTTGAACAAATACAATGCAATGTCTCAGAGCATTGCGCGAAGAGTCGATTTCAGCATCAATTTGTGTTCCAGCAATAAGATCAACGAGTTAGAATTTCATGACTTTGAATCATTTTTGGACTTGAAGGCCGATAACAATGGCATGGATCTGCTTAAATGTATTACCTCCTGGACTGAACACAGGAAAAATGAACGTAAGGAATATTTTCCTAAGTTGTTTGATCGAATTAAGCTGCAGCAACTTAAGACAAAATACTTGAATGAAGCTGAGAGGAGTAACAAGCTTGTGAAAGAGGACTATCCAGAGATCTTGGCAAAAATCAGTGAAATAAAACGGAGTCGTTTCACTGAAGATTGTAGCAGCAATCATATCGCTATCACGCTCAAGCGAGATGAGTTTGGACACcaatcagaatatacagtcTTTGATGCTACAGAAAAATCATTGTCGCAGATTATTTCGTCTGATACTGATTACCATCCCGTCTATTATCCCGGGAAGGAAAACTCTGTTGTGATTGTGCAGGGTGACAAACTGTTTGCAATAGGAGGAACTCGTCCACAAATCAGCAGATCTTCGACAGAATTTGGGTGCAATTGCATCCAAACAGCGTCTGTAACTAAATGGATTCGTTTGCGAGACTTAAGCGTTGGTAGGCGAAAATTTGGGTGCACAATCTTGGAGGGTTGCATTTATGTAGCGGGAGGGCTTGAGCACAACTCACGCTGGTTGTCCAGCGTCGAAGCTTATGACATTGATGACAAAATGTGGGTTTGGACACCAAGCATGTTGCAGAAACGAGAAGGTTTAACATTGGTCTCCTTCAATGGATGCCTCTACGCCATGGGTGGTACCCCCAACCAGTCACGGGTTCTGCGTTGTGTGGAATGCTATGATGGGGAAATCTGGAGTAGAATTGCGCCCATGAAGAAAACTCGAACAGATTTTGCTGCAGTAGTTCTTAACAATCACATTTATGCAATTGGTGGGAAAACCAGGGGCGACTCTACCACAGCATCGGTGGAGAAGTATGACCCATCAGCTAAAGTGTGGATCTATGTTGCCTCCATGCATAAGCCAAGATCTAATCATACCGCTTGTGTTTCTAACGGAAACATTTATGTAGTTAATTCAAAAGATCACTCTGATGTAGAAGTTTACGACTCTGTGAAGAATTGTTGGATGCTTCTGCAACTAGACAAG belongs to Clavelina lepadiformis chromosome 6, kaClaLepa1.1, whole genome shotgun sequence and includes:
- the LOC143462147 gene encoding kelch-like protein 41a, which produces MKIIVDGLYSDDDLLTCDNVGDVLAAADFLQIPLIKTECTDFIVANSNEDTLLADWILLNKYNAMSQSIARRVDFSINLCSSNKINELEFHDFESFLDLKADNNGMDLLKCITSWTEHRKNERKEYFPKLFDRIKLQQLKTKYLNEAERSNKLVKEDYPEILAKISEIKRSRFTEDCSSNHIAITLKRDEFGHQSEYTVFDATEKSLSQIISSDTDYHPVYYPGKENSVVIVQGDKLFAIGGTRPQISRSSTEFGCNCIQTASVTKWIRLRDLSVGRRKFGCTILEGCIYVAGGLEHNSRWLSSVEAYDIDDKMWVWTPSMLQKREGLTLVSFNGCLYAMGGTPNQSRVLRCVECYDGEIWSRIAPMKKTRTDFAAVVLNNHIYAIGGKTRGDSTTASVEKYDPSAKVWIYVASMHKPRSNHTACVSNGNIYVVNSKDHSDVEVYDSVKNCWMLLQLDK